A stretch of Brassica napus cultivar Da-Ae chromosome C6, Da-Ae, whole genome shotgun sequence DNA encodes these proteins:
- the LOC106404161 gene encoding RHOMBOID-like protein 5, with product MGKRPPNPSDIENGLPPLPPPARPPFRPPIPVPWYAWLVPLIFAANFVTFTITMYVNDCPARSDECLLFDVLGRLSFQPIKENMLLGPSIPTLRRLGALERRLVEEGERWRLISCIWLHGGLLHLLANMISLLCIGMRLEQEFGFLRIGALYVLSGLGGSLMSCLTDSRGERVSVGASGALFGLLGAMLSELITNWTIYENKCTALMTLILIIALNLSVGFLPRVDNSAHCGGFLAGFLLGFVLLLRPQYGYVSPEYIPPGYDMKHKKSKYKCYQHFFRFTSLAILLAGFIAGYAKLLREHTVGSEPFRDVN from the exons ATGGGGAAGAGACCGCCGAACCCATCAGACATCGAAAACGGACTACCACCATTACCACCACCAGCTCGACCTCCGTTTCGCCCTCCCATTCCCGTGCCATGGTACGCATGGCTCGTGCCTCTCATCTTCGCAGCCAACTTCGTCACATTCACCATTACAATGTATGTGAACGATTGTCCCGCGAGATCAGATGAGTGTCTCTTGTTTGATGTCCTTGGAAGGCTTTCGTTTCAACCTATCAAGGAGAATATGCTTCTCGGTCCTTCTATTCCCAC GCTGAGAAGGCTTGGAGCTCTTGAGAGGAGACTTGTGGAGGAAGGTGAGAGATGGCGCCTCATCTCTTGCATATGGCTTCACGGTGGACTCCTTCACCTTCTGGCTAACATGATCAGCCTCCTCTGTATCGGAATGCGTCTTGAACAAGAATTCGGATTCT TGAGAATCGGAGCCTTGTATGTTCTCTCCGGTCTTGGTGGAAGCCTTATGTCTTGCTTGACAGATTCAAGAGGAGAAAGGGTATCAGTAGGAGCATCTGGCGCCTTGTTCGGGTTACTAGGTGCAATGCTCTCAGAGCTGATCACAAACTGGACAATCTATGAAAATAAG TGTACCGCACTTATGACATTGATCCTGATCATTGCACTGAACCTAAGTGTTGGATTCTTACCACGTGTGGACAACTCTGCTCATTGTGGAGGATTTCTCGCTGGTTTCTTGCTAGGGTTTGTCCTTCTTCTTCGTCCGCAGTACGGATACGTGAGTCCCGAGTATATTCCTCCTGGTTATGACATGAAACATAAGAAATCAAAATACAAGTGTTATCAGCACTTTTTCAGGTTTACATCTCTAGCCATCCTTCTTGCGGG ATTCATTGCGGGATATGCTAAGCTTCTCAGAGAACATACCGTAGGGAGCGAGCCATTCAGGGATGTCAATTAG
- the LOC125588373 gene encoding F-box protein DOR-like: MSWRTIECGTPHSPSSGGVCISGVLYYKAADQLLSKASMIVCFDVRSEKYNYVRVRESSIGAVDTTTTLINYKGKLASLMMERSYSFWSSISFDMWVLQNPDKQEWSKHTYKFPILSNEVREDTLYSVRVTGTNEIVLFPKYVSDPFYIFYYNLQRKTSRSVEIQGIRGKKVYTFLDHIEDVKLM; the protein is encoded by the coding sequence ATGTCATGGAGAACGATTGAATGTGGTACACCTCATTCGCCTAGTTCTGGTGGTGTATGCATCAGTGGTGTTTTGTACTACAAAGCTGCTGATCAATTACTTTCCAAAGCTTCTATGATTGTATGCTTTGACGTTAGATCTGAGAAGTACAACTATGTTAGAGTTAGAGAAAGTTCCATTGGAGCAGTGGATACTACAACAACTCTGATAAACTATAAAGGTAAATTGGCTTCACTTATGATGGAAAGGTCGTATAGCTTTTGGAGCAGTATAAGTTTTGACATGTGGGTTCTACAAAACCCCGACAAACAAGAATGGTCGAAGCATACTTACAAGTTTCCCATCTTGAGTAATGAAGTTAGAGAGGACACGTTATACTCTGTTAGAGTGACTGGTACAAATGAAATTGTGTTATTTCCCAAATATGTATCCGaccctttttatattttttactacaATCTCCAGAGGAAAACTAGCAGAAGTGTTGAAATCCAAGGAATACGAGGGAAAAAGGTTTACACTTTTCTCGACCATATAGAGGACGTGAAGCTTATGTAA
- the LOC106402004 gene encoding signal peptidase complex catalytic subunit SEC11C isoform X1, with protein MGWMGETIDSIKSIQIRQLLTQAISLGMIVTSALIIWKALMCVTGSESPVVVVLSGSMEPGFKRGDILFLHMSKDPIRAGEIVVFNVDGRDIPIVHRVIKVHERENTREVDVLTKGDNNYGDDRLLYAEGQQWLHRHHIMGRAVGFLPYVGWVTIIMTEKPIIKYILIGALGLLVITSKD; from the exons ATGGGTTGGATGGGAGAAACCATAGATTCAATCAAATCCATTCAGATCCGTCAGCTTCTCACTCAAGCCATCAGTCTTG GGATGATTGTTACGTCTGCTTTGATCATATGGAAAGCTTTGATGTGTGTCACTGGCAGCGAATCTCCTGTGGTTGTTGTTCTCTCTGGAAGTATGGAGCCTGGCTTCAAGAGG GGGGATATACTGTTCTTGCACATGAGTAAAGACCCTATTCGAGCTGGAGAAATTGTTGTTTTCAATGTTGAT GGTCGGGATATTCCCATTGTGCATCGTGTCATTAAG GTTCACGAAAGGGAGAATACAAGAGAAGTCGATGTTTTGACAAAAG GTGACAATAACTATGGAGATGATAGACTTCTGTATGCTGAAGGGCAGCAGTGGCTTCATCGACATCATATAATGGGTCGTGCTGTCGG GTTCTTGCCTTATGTTGGATGGGTGACTATCATTATGACGGAAAAGCCTATCATCAAG TACATTCTCATAGGGGCCTTGGGTTTACTCGTTATAACGTCCAAGGATTGA
- the LOC106402004 gene encoding signal peptidase complex catalytic subunit SEC11C isoform X2 — protein MIVTSALIIWKALMCVTGSESPVVVVLSGSMEPGFKRGDILFLHMSKDPIRAGEIVVFNVDGRDIPIVHRVIKVHERENTREVDVLTKGDNNYGDDRLLYAEGQQWLHRHHIMGRAVGFLPYVGWVTIIMTEKPIIKYILIGALGLLVITSKD, from the exons ATGATTGTTACGTCTGCTTTGATCATATGGAAAGCTTTGATGTGTGTCACTGGCAGCGAATCTCCTGTGGTTGTTGTTCTCTCTGGAAGTATGGAGCCTGGCTTCAAGAGG GGGGATATACTGTTCTTGCACATGAGTAAAGACCCTATTCGAGCTGGAGAAATTGTTGTTTTCAATGTTGAT GGTCGGGATATTCCCATTGTGCATCGTGTCATTAAG GTTCACGAAAGGGAGAATACAAGAGAAGTCGATGTTTTGACAAAAG GTGACAATAACTATGGAGATGATAGACTTCTGTATGCTGAAGGGCAGCAGTGGCTTCATCGACATCATATAATGGGTCGTGCTGTCGG GTTCTTGCCTTATGTTGGATGGGTGACTATCATTATGACGGAAAAGCCTATCATCAAG TACATTCTCATAGGGGCCTTGGGTTTACTCGTTATAACGTCCAAGGATTGA